ACTCAAGGGGTCACTAAAGAGTTAAAGGCAAAGGACCAAATAGAACTGGTCACGGTCGGCAATGCCGGCGGGCTTACGGTAACCCTTAACGGCAAGACCTGGCCAAGCCTTGGGGCTCAGGGACAGGTGGTTAATAACGTCATTCTCAAGAAGGACAGTGAAAATCAAATCAGCTTCCTGCCTTAGGGCTTGAGGCTTGTTGAATATATTCATGGATGCAAAGGAGAGAGATTCGTGGCCAAGGATTCATCATTTGATATCGTTTCTAAAGTGGAGATACAGGAAGTAATCAATGCGGTTCACCAAGCGCAAAAAGAAATTGAACAGCGTTTTGATTTTAAAAACAGTAAATCTTCCCTTGAACTGCAGGACGAGAAAATTATACTGGTTTCTGACGATGACTTTAAACTCCGCAACGTCATTGATATTTTGGAGAGCAAGCTGGTTAAGCGGCAGGTTTCTCTTAAAGCTCTGGAATATGGCAAGGTTCAGCCGGCAGCCGGCGATACGGTCCGCCAGGAAGTCAAGCTTGTTCAAGGAATATCTCAGGATAAAGGAAAAGAGATCAATAAAATCATCAAAGACAGCAAAATTAAAGTATCCAGCTCGATCCAGGGAGATCAGGTTCGTGTCACAGGTAAGAATAGAGACGATTTACAGGAAGTCATCGCCTTATTGCGCAGACAAGACCTGGGTATCGACCTTCAATTTATCAACTATCGTTAAAACCATTCACACCTCCCACACTTGTGGGAGTTTTTGATTTCACTAGTTTAAGGAGTGAGTCCGATTAAAATCCCCCAATTTCTACCGATCAGCAGGCAGGACATGAAAAAACGAGGCTGGGAAGAGCTGGATTTCCTGCTTATTACAGGAGATGCCTATGTGGATCATCCCAGCTTCGGTATTGCCATAATATCCCGGGTGCTGGAGAAGCATGGCTATAAAGTGGGCATTATTGCCCAACCCAATTGGCGTGATGTGAAAGCCTTTCAAGTTTTGGGCAGACCTCGCCTGGCCTGCCTGGTGTCCGGCGGGAATCTTGATTCCATGGTCAACCATTATACGGCGGCCAAGAAGCGGCGTCAAAAAGATGTCTATTCCCCGGGAGGTCAGGCAGGGTTACGTCCCGATCATGCCACCATTGTCTATACCAACAAAGTCCGTGAAGCTTTTCCCGGATTGCCGGTGATTATCGGCGGTATCGAAAGCTCCTTAAGGCGATTTGCCCACTACGATTTTTGGAGTGATAAGGTTAAGCGCTCCATCCTGTTAGACAGCCAGGGGGATTTGCTTGTGTTTGGCATGGGGGAAAATGCGATCGCGGAGGTGGCCCATGCCTTAAACGACGGGGAACCCATTGCTGAGGTTCAAGGAGTTAGAGGGACCATGGTTCCTTGGAAAAAGGACCTTCCGGAAGGAATCATCCAGCTTCCTGCTTATCAGGAGGTGGTCGGAGATAAGCGGAAGTATGCGGAAAGCTTCTGGGCGCAATATAATCAGCAGGACCCCTATTATGGCAAAGCTATGTATCAAAGCCATGGGCAGGTCGGGGTTATTCAGTATCCTCCAGCCTATCCTTTGACTCAATCCGAGATGGACGGAGTCTATGCTTTGCCCTATGTTGGGTCCTATCACCCTGTCTATGAGGGAGCAGGCGGAGTCCCGGCCATTGAAGAAGTGGAATTCAGCTTGGTCAGCTCCCGGGGATGTTATGGAGGATGCTCTTTCTGCGCCCTGACCTTCCATCAGGGGCGGATTATCCAGGGACGGAGTGCCGAGTCCATCGTCAGAGAAGCAGAGCAGTTGACCTGGAGTCCGCGCTTTAAAGGCTATATCCATGATGTAGGGGGACCCACGGCCAATTTCCGCCGCCCAGCCTGCCCAGCCCAACTTAAACGCGGAGCATGCCCCCATAAGCAATGCCTCTTTCCTGCTCCTTGTGCCAAGGCGGATGTGGATCACACAGAATATATCGATCTCCTGCGCCGCTTGCGCAATCTGCCTAAGGTTAAAAAAGTCTTTGTGCGTTCCGGAATTCGCTATGATGCCGTCCTGGCGGATAAAAACACATCCTTCTTGCGGGAACTGTGTGAGCATCACGTAAGTGGGCAGCTTAAAGTTGCTCCCGAGCATATCAGCGAAAAGGTATTGAAAAGGATGGGCAAGCCGGGGAAAAAAGTCTACGAGCGTTTTGCCCATGAGTTTAAAACGATCAATGAAGACCTTGGCAAAAAGCAGTACCTGGTGCCCTATCTCATGTCCTCTCATCCGGGCAGCGGCTTAAGAGAAGCCATCGAACTGGCGGAATATGTTCGGGATATGGGAGTCAACCCAGAGCAGGTTCAAGACTTTATTCCCACTCCGGGCAGCTTATCCACCTGTATGTATTATACCGGGCTGGATCCCCGCACCATGGAAAAGATCTATGTACCCCGGACCATGGAGGAGAAGGCTATGCAAAGAGCCTTGATTCAATACCGAAACCCGAAGAATTACGATTTGGTGGAGAAGGCACTGAAATCAGCCCAGCGGGAGGACTTGATCGGCCATGGCCCTAAATGTCTGATTCGCCCCCGCTCCCAGTATAAAAAGAGCTTAGGCCCGAGCGGGAAAAACGCCCCTTCCGCCGCTCAGCCGCGCGGCAAAAGCCCCACAAGAAGAACTAAAAAGCCCCATAAGAGTAGCTTTGCGCACAAAAGCGAACGGATTTAGCGGAAGGGCGGTCAGGTCAATGAAGCTTTCTCAACATAGCGTAGCCACTGGTTTACATGCAGAAAACAGCGGGGTTTGGCGTAGCTGTTAAGAAAGCGAGTTGACCAGCCCTGGAGCTATGGAGTGCGCGTTGGGCGTAAAGCTACGCGACCCGGGCAATGTTTTTTATCCATCAGCAGTGAGGCTTTTAATCACAGAGCTCCCCGAACTCTTCGCTCAGCATGTCCTCAACTTCTTCCATTTTGACAACCCCCAGCTCTTTCTGAAAGGAAGGTTCCAATTCTATATATTTTTCATAGGTTAGCTCCTCATCCTCCTCGATAAATTTGGAGAAGGAAAAGAAAACTCCGTCCTTGCTTTCTTCGAGACGCTTGAGAAGATAATACTCAGTGGGGTCCAATTTACTTTGCAGAACCAAGGTATCGCCATTGATTACGAAAAGAACCCGGGCATCTTCATAAGAGCGGTTCTGGAACTTCCATATAAACCCTTGGCTCAGTGAATCCTGATACCCAAGGGTGTCCTCAGGAGAGGCTTCCCAGGAGAAAGCCATGACAAGCACTCCTTTTGCTTCCATTTCTTCGGCTAATTCATCGAGACGGGAAGCCACGGCCGAAGGGATGCGGTATTCGTCACACATGGAACTCCCACAGGAATAGACAGGTACATTGATGACTTTACCAGCGCCATGATCGAGGGCGATGGGAAGGGTGCGGGAGGTTAAATAGCCTGTATCCCCACATCCGCATTGATCGACAGGTGAAAGAGTATCGTTTAACAAACTGAGCACCTCGCAATGATTATTATACTATGTAATATTGTCCAGAGAGCTTACTCACATCATTCTACTGTAATCCATTTGAAAATTAAAGGGAATAGTTGCTAAGCCTCTCTTGCTAATATTGCCAGGTTTTAGCAATAAAAGTGTTGCCTAAGACCGGAACCAAGGATAATTAGTTTTGACACTTAGGGAAATATTAGTTTATACTAGATTAGTAATTACACACAAATCAAGATTTTAAAGAAAGTATACAGTGCAAGCTTATACTTTCTGACAGTGCCGGAAAAAGAGTTTTGAAGAAATGATGATATGCAGAGGTGCAGACATTGAACAAAAAAGTTGCTGTCGTGACTTTAGGATGTCCGAAGAATCAAGTCGATAGTGAAATCATGACCGGTCATATGATGACAAAATACCAGATCGTGAATGAGCCGGAGCAGGCAGATATTATCATTATCAATACCTGTACTTTTATTGAAAGTGCTAAGGCTGAGTCCATCGATATGATTCTCCAGATGTCTCAATATAAGGAAGAAGGACAGTGTCAGACTCTAGTGGCCACAGGGTGTTTAGCTCAACGTTACGGTGATGAGCTCTTAGGTGAAATCCCCGAACTGGATGGGATCATGGGGACCGGGAATGTCGCAGAGATTCTGGAGACCCTTGAGGAAGCAGAGAAGAGCAAGGTCAGGAGAATCAGCCCTGAGGCTCCGGCCTTTATCTATGATGAAACCATGCCCCGTGTCCGTTTATCCCCTAAGCAATATGCCTATGTTAAAGTAGCGGAGGGGTGCGATAATTATTGCACTTATTGCATCATTCCTCATGTGCGGGGCCATTTTCGCAGCCGGACCCAGGAATCCATCCTTCGCGAAGTAGAAGCCATGGCTTCCGAAGGGGTAAAAGAGGTTTTACTGATCGCTCAGGATACTACCCGCTATGGCAAGGACCGCTATGGTGAATATAGGCTGCCTTCCTTGATCAAAGAGATTGCCAGGATTGAAGGAATAGAGTGGATTCGCCTTATGTATTGTTATCCGGAATTGTTTACGGATGAGCTGATCACAGTCATGAAGGAAACGCCCAAAGTTTGCCGTTATCTCGATCTTCCCCTGCAACACGCTCATGATAAAGTCCTGGCTGAAATGAATCGGCGGGGTACGATCCGGGATGCTGAAGGATTAATTCATAAATTGCGCCGGGAAATCCCTGACATTCGTCTTCGCACAACCATGATTACCGGTTTT
The window above is part of the Desulfitobacterium chlororespirans DSM 11544 genome. Proteins encoded here:
- a CDS encoding YajQ family cyclic di-GMP-binding protein, with translation MAKDSSFDIVSKVEIQEVINAVHQAQKEIEQRFDFKNSKSSLELQDEKIILVSDDDFKLRNVIDILESKLVKRQVSLKALEYGKVQPAAGDTVRQEVKLVQGISQDKGKEINKIIKDSKIKVSSSIQGDQVRVTGKNRDDLQEVIALLRRQDLGIDLQFINYR
- a CDS encoding YgiQ family radical SAM protein, producing MSPIKIPQFLPISRQDMKKRGWEELDFLLITGDAYVDHPSFGIAIISRVLEKHGYKVGIIAQPNWRDVKAFQVLGRPRLACLVSGGNLDSMVNHYTAAKKRRQKDVYSPGGQAGLRPDHATIVYTNKVREAFPGLPVIIGGIESSLRRFAHYDFWSDKVKRSILLDSQGDLLVFGMGENAIAEVAHALNDGEPIAEVQGVRGTMVPWKKDLPEGIIQLPAYQEVVGDKRKYAESFWAQYNQQDPYYGKAMYQSHGQVGVIQYPPAYPLTQSEMDGVYALPYVGSYHPVYEGAGGVPAIEEVEFSLVSSRGCYGGCSFCALTFHQGRIIQGRSAESIVREAEQLTWSPRFKGYIHDVGGPTANFRRPACPAQLKRGACPHKQCLFPAPCAKADVDHTEYIDLLRRLRNLPKVKKVFVRSGIRYDAVLADKNTSFLRELCEHHVSGQLKVAPEHISEKVLKRMGKPGKKVYERFAHEFKTINEDLGKKQYLVPYLMSSHPGSGLREAIELAEYVRDMGVNPEQVQDFIPTPGSLSTCMYYTGLDPRTMEKIYVPRTMEEKAMQRALIQYRNPKNYDLVEKALKSAQREDLIGHGPKCLIRPRSQYKKSLGPSGKNAPSAAQPRGKSPTRRTKKPHKSSFAHKSERI
- the rimO gene encoding 30S ribosomal protein S12 methylthiotransferase RimO produces the protein MNKKVAVVTLGCPKNQVDSEIMTGHMMTKYQIVNEPEQADIIIINTCTFIESAKAESIDMILQMSQYKEEGQCQTLVATGCLAQRYGDELLGEIPELDGIMGTGNVAEILETLEEAEKSKVRRISPEAPAFIYDETMPRVRLSPKQYAYVKVAEGCDNYCTYCIIPHVRGHFRSRTQESILREVEAMASEGVKEVLLIAQDTTRYGKDRYGEYRLPSLIKEIARIEGIEWIRLMYCYPELFTDELITVMKETPKVCRYLDLPLQHAHDKVLAEMNRRGTIRDAEGLIHKLRREIPDIRLRTTMITGFPGETEEEFQAVVDFAKKIRFDRLGAFAYSQEESTPAAQREDQVPEEIRQQRRDQLMELQHDIAYQQQQRWVGQTLKVLIEEALPDQRWVGRSEGDAPEIDGVVYVDSPGELEIGDFVLVKITGADSYDLMGEVVQ